From one Peredibacter starrii genomic stretch:
- a CDS encoding HTTM domain-containing protein — protein sequence MVFIFLMIGALSRPIDKAILIYFRICTGILMSQELINSLIIGKYREYTDPQFHFSYQFFEWVKPWPYHGMILQYLVTIFAGFMVAAGIGYRFFAIVLFLGNTSFFLMEMSEYINHHYLYCLLSFWMIFLPLKNDGKSTAPAWALYLILFHMALAYFFGGIAKLNSDWLNGTPMDLFLAARANYPLGFLYSQSWAPLFFSYGGVAFDLLIVPMMIFPRTRKIGLAASVVFHLSNVMMFGLATFPWFSLLLTSMFFDPSWPRKIPYLNQFIAPKKDEAVKPIGPVLAGLLAIYALVHVTLPLRHFVLYPESPNWSEEGHMFSWRMMLRSKSGNVYFTVMSGDKKLIISPKEYLTQRQINDLLGNPEMILQFSHFLRDRFQMEWKMPVEVYASSRVSLNGRPAVEIIKPGTNLAKIERSVKAYDWIMPLNQELLSSSDEGQKR from the coding sequence GTGGTATTTATCTTCCTCATGATAGGGGCACTTTCACGGCCAATTGATAAGGCCATCTTAATCTACTTCCGAATTTGCACCGGCATTCTGATGTCTCAGGAACTCATTAATAGTCTGATCATTGGAAAATATCGCGAATATACTGATCCCCAATTTCATTTTTCCTACCAGTTTTTCGAATGGGTAAAACCATGGCCCTATCATGGTATGATCCTTCAATATTTGGTCACAATATTCGCTGGGTTTATGGTGGCCGCTGGAATTGGTTATCGCTTTTTTGCCATCGTACTTTTTCTTGGAAACACTTCATTCTTTTTAATGGAAATGTCGGAATACATTAACCATCACTATCTCTACTGTCTCTTGAGTTTTTGGATGATCTTTCTTCCTTTGAAAAATGACGGTAAATCAACTGCTCCGGCCTGGGCGCTCTATTTAATTCTTTTCCATATGGCACTCGCCTATTTCTTTGGAGGAATTGCAAAGCTAAATTCAGATTGGTTAAACGGAACACCGATGGATTTATTTTTGGCAGCAAGAGCAAATTATCCATTGGGATTTCTCTATTCTCAGAGCTGGGCACCGTTATTTTTTAGTTATGGCGGGGTCGCCTTTGATCTTTTAATCGTACCAATGATGATTTTTCCGAGAACGAGAAAAATTGGTCTCGCTGCTTCTGTTGTTTTCCATTTATCAAATGTCATGATGTTCGGACTTGCAACTTTTCCGTGGTTCTCGCTACTTCTCACAAGTATGTTCTTTGATCCCTCATGGCCTAGAAAAATTCCGTACCTCAATCAATTTATCGCACCTAAAAAAGATGAAGCGGTAAAACCAATTGGTCCTGTGTTGGCAGGACTTTTGGCAATCTATGCCCTCGTTCACGTTACTCTCCCCCTTCGTCATTTTGTGCTTTATCCAGAAAGTCCAAATTGGAGCGAAGAAGGACACATGTTCTCGTGGAGAATGATGCTTCGATCGAAATCCGGGAATGTGTATTTCACAGTAATGAGTGGGGATAAGAAATTAATTATTTCTCCCAAGGAATATCTTACTCAGAGGCAAATCAATGATCTCTTAGGTAATCCGGAGATGATTCTTCAATTCTCCCACTTTTTGCGCGATCGTTTTCAAATGGAATGGAAAATGCCGGTAGAAGTGTATGCCTCTTCAAGAGTGAGTTTAAACGGAAGACCGGCAGTTGAGATCATTAAACCGGGAACGAATTTGGCAAAGATTGAACGATCAGTGAAGGCCTATGACTGGATCATGCCTTTGAATCAAGAACTTCTAAGCTCAAGTGATGAAGGTCAGAAGCGATAA
- a CDS encoding 30S ribosomal protein S1, which produces MATTKTASKTNFEIPAWIKGFDFEMGDVPEQKAKTEFSEMINSAGAKNFAEGEVFMGRVVAMNDEFVTVDIGYKQEGLVLAREFRNYDGTMKVKVGDEIQVYLEKLESQMGNLVLSKDKAEILKAWDKISEACEKGEPVEGTVIAKVKGGLSVDIGVKAFLPGSQIDIRPVKNLDKYIGKTMEFKVIKFNKKRGNIVLSRRAILAEERGKMRDETLTQIQEGMIVKGIVKNITDYGAFIDLGGVDGLLHITDMSWGRVKHPSNLLNVGDEVDVKILKYDASKERVSLGLKQVQANPWESAKDKYMPGSKVSGEIVSVKDYGIFVELSDGIEGLIHVSEMSWTNKKATNKTYNVGEKVEAVVLEVDVENKRISLGLKQLMPNPWDDLANKYTVGKVVEGTVKAIVDFGLFLDLGEEVDALIHVSDLSWTKKNVNPSEEFKVGQKVKAAVVTVDKENQKFCLGLKQLEEDPWKRIEERMPVGSAVEGEAVRITEFGVFVELETGIEGLVHISEISEERVEKPSDKVAKGDKVKAIVISIDKQAKKIALSMKAVASGEYKSSYKAEIAQPSTLADKLKGFKV; this is translated from the coding sequence ATGGCCACCACAAAAACTGCCTCTAAAACTAACTTTGAAATCCCAGCTTGGATCAAAGGGTTCGACTTCGAAATGGGAGACGTTCCAGAACAAAAAGCTAAAACTGAATTCAGCGAGATGATCAACTCTGCTGGCGCTAAAAACTTTGCTGAAGGCGAAGTTTTCATGGGCCGCGTAGTTGCTATGAACGACGAATTCGTAACTGTCGACATCGGATATAAGCAAGAAGGTCTTGTACTTGCTCGCGAATTCCGTAACTACGACGGTACAATGAAAGTTAAAGTTGGAGATGAAATCCAAGTTTATCTTGAGAAGCTTGAGTCTCAAATGGGGAACCTAGTTCTCTCTAAAGACAAAGCTGAAATCCTTAAAGCTTGGGATAAAATCTCAGAAGCTTGCGAAAAAGGTGAGCCTGTTGAAGGTACTGTTATCGCAAAAGTTAAGGGCGGTCTTTCTGTTGATATCGGTGTTAAAGCGTTCCTTCCTGGTTCGCAAATCGATATCCGTCCTGTTAAGAACCTTGATAAGTACATTGGTAAAACAATGGAATTCAAAGTTATTAAGTTCAACAAGAAACGTGGAAACATCGTTCTTTCTCGTCGTGCAATTCTAGCTGAAGAGCGCGGTAAGATGAGAGATGAGACACTTACTCAGATCCAAGAAGGCATGATCGTGAAAGGTATTGTGAAGAACATTACTGATTACGGTGCGTTCATCGATCTTGGTGGTGTTGATGGTCTACTACATATCACAGATATGTCTTGGGGCCGCGTGAAGCATCCTTCTAACCTTCTTAACGTTGGTGATGAAGTAGATGTTAAAATCCTTAAGTATGACGCTTCTAAAGAGCGCGTATCTCTAGGTCTTAAGCAAGTTCAAGCTAACCCTTGGGAATCTGCTAAAGATAAGTATATGCCAGGTTCAAAAGTATCTGGAGAAATCGTATCTGTTAAAGACTACGGTATCTTCGTTGAGCTTTCTGACGGTATCGAAGGTCTAATCCACGTTTCAGAAATGAGCTGGACGAACAAAAAAGCTACAAACAAAACTTACAACGTAGGTGAAAAAGTTGAAGCTGTTGTTCTTGAAGTAGACGTTGAGAACAAGAGAATCTCTCTTGGTCTTAAGCAACTTATGCCAAATCCTTGGGACGATCTAGCTAACAAATATACTGTTGGTAAAGTTGTTGAAGGTACAGTTAAGGCAATCGTAGATTTCGGTCTATTCCTTGACCTTGGCGAAGAAGTAGATGCTCTAATTCACGTATCTGACCTTTCTTGGACTAAGAAAAACGTGAACCCTTCTGAAGAGTTCAAAGTTGGCCAGAAAGTTAAAGCTGCTGTTGTAACTGTAGACAAAGAAAACCAAAAATTCTGTCTAGGTCTTAAGCAACTTGAGGAAGATCCTTGGAAGCGTATCGAAGAGCGTATGCCAGTAGGTTCAGCTGTTGAAGGTGAAGCTGTTCGTATCACTGAGTTCGGCGTATTCGTTGAACTTGAGACAGGTATCGAAGGCCTAGTTCACATCTCTGAAATCTCTGAAGAGCGCGTAGAGAAGCCGTCTGACAAAGTTGCTAAAGGTGACAAAGTTAAGGCAATCGTTATCTCTATCGATAAGCAAGCTAAGAAGATCGCCCTTTCTATGAAAGCGGTAGCTTCAGGCGAGTACAAATCTAGCTATAAAGCAGAAATTGCTCAGCCTTCTACACTTGCTGATAAGCTTAAAGGCTTCAAAGTTTAA
- a CDS encoding glycosyltransferase has protein sequence MREKVRLSDLTILYVCLSEEWGTIERRCIADASYFRNIGGASFILCHEKSLIDREAEKEDIPRLYFQNDLNGWRPKLNFYFQIQHILQKQQVDIIHSYNYDSLLPLGMILKGMPHIPMVFTFNEDIPWKKNSIFDRWFISRTDSIFTFSPNIRELAAENLPVNPRKIHVTGAGIDFPAKIIRSVHADEKKKIMTFIPRTEDDLKNLRLFVDAIPPLLHHLSELNFKQRLIFTFLTDISWYTHPIYDGLKRMILERHLEMHISFETRPLASSSFQDCDIFVGLPMHELFSDQDLYALVTQTPVLLPRTSTRHHLVKQGKFGETYHPEDGRELRDKMIKILTNYPNYLEELNGVELELQEQHHFERYAEELYAHYEKLYTQRLRYTQKQKKLA, from the coding sequence ATGCGGGAAAAGGTTCGTCTCTCCGATCTTACAATTCTTTATGTTTGTCTCTCTGAAGAGTGGGGGACAATTGAACGCCGTTGTATCGCGGACGCGAGCTACTTTCGTAACATTGGTGGGGCATCATTCATTCTTTGTCACGAAAAATCTTTGATAGATCGGGAAGCTGAGAAAGAAGACATTCCTCGTTTGTACTTTCAGAATGATTTGAATGGCTGGCGCCCGAAATTAAATTTTTATTTCCAGATTCAGCATATCCTTCAGAAGCAACAAGTGGATATCATTCACTCGTATAACTACGATTCACTTCTGCCTCTAGGGATGATTTTAAAAGGCATGCCTCATATTCCAATGGTATTTACTTTTAACGAAGACATTCCCTGGAAGAAAAACAGCATCTTCGATCGATGGTTCATCTCCCGGACGGATTCTATTTTTACTTTCTCTCCCAATATTCGAGAACTCGCGGCAGAGAACCTTCCGGTGAATCCAAGAAAGATTCATGTGACGGGAGCAGGGATTGATTTCCCGGCCAAGATCATTCGCTCTGTTCACGCAGATGAGAAGAAAAAGATCATGACCTTCATTCCTCGCACAGAGGATGATCTAAAAAATCTAAGACTATTTGTGGATGCGATTCCGCCACTGCTCCATCACCTGAGTGAGCTGAATTTTAAGCAGCGTCTGATCTTCACTTTTTTAACTGATATCTCCTGGTACACCCATCCTATATATGATGGTCTGAAGCGCATGATTCTTGAGCGCCATCTCGAAATGCACATTAGTTTTGAGACCCGACCTCTGGCATCTTCGAGCTTCCAGGACTGTGATATTTTCGTGGGTCTTCCGATGCACGAACTTTTCTCAGATCAGGACCTCTATGCCCTGGTAACTCAGACCCCGGTCCTTCTGCCTCGGACATCGACCCGCCACCATCTGGTGAAGCAGGGGAAATTCGGAGAGACCTACCATCCTGAGGACGGAAGGGAGCTTCGGGACAAAATGATCAAGATTCTCACCAATTATCCTAACTACTTAGAGGAACTTAACGGGGTCGAACTGGAGCTTCAGGAACAGCACCATTTCGAGCGCTACGCCGAGGAACTCTACGCTCATTATGAAAAGCTTTATACGCAACGTTTGAGATATACCCAAAAGCAAAAGAAGCTGGCTTAG
- a CDS encoding DUF3108 domain-containing protein produces the protein MKIALLSILLISGCATWKQKDFEKDINKPTEEAQPKVETTKAEEKLLEKFETKPVAPVATSKPVTKSPEVKKSASKTPAPKVVAEKAPAKPVVEKAKVKSLPQDYPPELLTLNEKAKKVWDLYKPNHFVNEKTYLDIHYLGMTVGKIMVLNKGKEMMNNKEVWHFHARFKSAPFYSNIYELDDTVDTYVTTDQFLSTKYSLIQRETKQDVDDLQLHDREQFKTFWFYHQKKSNGDVKDKKQEKYIPFFSIDPFSVLYFYQGLPLKDGDVYEIPIINKTKILVLKSVVEGREKLETEKGKKNAIRVHATTKYTGETLKSGDLYFWFSDDQHRTLLKAQAKIKIGSVTADIVDK, from the coding sequence TTGAAAATTGCATTGTTGTCGATTCTTTTAATCAGTGGCTGCGCCACTTGGAAGCAAAAAGACTTCGAAAAAGACATTAATAAACCAACTGAAGAAGCTCAGCCAAAAGTTGAAACAACGAAGGCCGAGGAAAAGTTACTAGAAAAGTTTGAAACTAAACCGGTAGCTCCTGTTGCGACTTCAAAACCTGTTACCAAATCACCTGAAGTAAAAAAGAGCGCATCAAAAACTCCAGCTCCCAAGGTAGTGGCTGAAAAGGCCCCGGCCAAACCAGTTGTCGAAAAAGCAAAAGTAAAATCTCTTCCTCAAGACTATCCCCCTGAATTACTCACGCTAAATGAGAAGGCGAAGAAGGTCTGGGATTTGTATAAACCAAATCATTTTGTGAATGAGAAAACGTATCTTGATATTCATTACCTTGGTATGACCGTTGGTAAAATCATGGTCTTGAATAAGGGCAAGGAGATGATGAATAACAAAGAAGTCTGGCATTTTCATGCTCGCTTCAAGTCAGCTCCCTTCTATAGCAACATCTATGAATTGGATGATACTGTTGATACTTATGTGACGACTGATCAATTTCTTTCCACGAAATACAGTCTGATTCAAAGAGAAACAAAGCAAGACGTAGACGATCTTCAACTTCACGATCGCGAACAATTCAAAACATTCTGGTTTTATCATCAGAAAAAATCCAATGGAGACGTGAAGGACAAGAAGCAGGAAAAATATATTCCATTCTTCAGTATCGATCCTTTCTCAGTTCTATACTTCTATCAAGGGCTGCCGCTTAAAGATGGGGACGTTTATGAAATCCCAATCATCAACAAGACCAAAATACTGGTTTTAAAATCAGTGGTTGAAGGGCGAGAGAAACTTGAAACCGAAAAGGGCAAGAAGAACGCCATTCGCGTTCACGCCACTACAAAATATACCGGTGAAACACTTAAGAGTGGTGACCTCTATTTCTGGTTCAGCGATGATCAGCACCGCACACTTTTAAAGGCCCAGGCTAAAATTAAAATTGGTTCGGTCACGGCCGATATTGTGGATAAGTAA
- the lpxK gene encoding tetraacyldisaccharide 4'-kinase — translation MNESLQKNRVRLKSLIKGTAFTPLSMLWEWVYRVRRSFYEYGVFKKATFKVPVISVGNISFGGTGKTPTIVWLADWLIENGLTPVVLTRGYKGQLEHSSGLLKSGQKFRLNPFDYGDEPLMISNKMKKGAVIVGKKRAENLMKYFSEVHPDVVLLDDGFQHLQIFRSFNLVLFDATMALNLYKVAPLGYLREGLSALKDADAIIISRADMVTKEKLDKLIGTLSEHFHHRPPLALTRYQPLGVFDVHDKYIFSIHELKGLRAIAVTAIAGPDSFYRYLESFGVEITEKVSFPDHYFFTPEDVNELLIKASQQSAVILCSEKDMVKMKRVSLDSRILFTKVKVEFMSGEAELLKSLSKVLRLDSPVQ, via the coding sequence ATGAATGAGTCACTCCAAAAGAACCGTGTGCGATTAAAATCGCTGATTAAAGGCACTGCCTTTACTCCTCTCAGTATGCTTTGGGAGTGGGTCTACCGTGTTCGTCGCTCATTCTATGAGTATGGCGTATTCAAGAAGGCAACTTTCAAAGTTCCTGTCATTTCAGTTGGAAATATTTCTTTCGGCGGTACCGGCAAAACACCTACGATTGTGTGGCTCGCCGACTGGTTAATCGAGAATGGTCTAACTCCGGTTGTTCTTACTCGTGGATACAAAGGGCAACTTGAGCACTCATCTGGTCTACTAAAATCAGGTCAGAAGTTCCGTCTAAATCCATTCGACTATGGTGACGAACCACTCATGATTTCAAACAAGATGAAGAAAGGTGCAGTCATCGTTGGTAAGAAGCGCGCTGAAAACCTGATGAAATATTTCTCTGAAGTTCATCCGGATGTCGTTCTTTTGGACGACGGCTTTCAACATCTGCAAATCTTCCGTTCATTCAATCTGGTTTTATTCGATGCCACCATGGCACTGAATCTGTATAAAGTTGCACCTCTGGGTTACCTCAGAGAAGGTCTTTCCGCCTTAAAAGACGCAGACGCGATTATCATTTCCCGTGCTGACATGGTGACCAAAGAGAAATTGGATAAATTGATTGGCACTCTTTCAGAGCATTTCCACCACAGGCCGCCATTGGCGCTGACTCGTTATCAGCCCCTGGGTGTGTTTGACGTGCATGATAAATACATCTTCTCAATACACGAGCTAAAAGGTCTGAGAGCGATTGCCGTTACCGCAATTGCAGGTCCGGATTCTTTCTATCGCTATTTAGAGAGCTTTGGGGTTGAAATCACTGAAAAGGTGAGCTTCCCGGACCACTATTTCTTTACTCCTGAAGACGTTAACGAACTTCTAATTAAGGCCTCACAACAATCGGCAGTGATTCTTTGCTCTGAAAAAGACATGGTTAAGATGAAGCGCGTATCGTTGGACAGCCGCATTCTTTTCACCAAGGTAAAAGTTGAGTTCATGAGTGGGGAAGCGGAGCTTCTTAAATCACTCAGCAAAGTTCTCCGTCTTGATTCTCCGGTCCAGTAA
- the lpxB gene encoding lipid-A-disaccharide synthase, whose amino-acid sequence MSFFPELSKLCPDVQFYGVGGDDLKKHGMELVHHLRDFSSMGFSEVIGKIPFYFRALKELENEVVRRGTKTAILIDFQDFNMRLAKRLKKRGVKVLYYVAPQAWAWKAHRAQVLAETVHTLFTILPFEKEWFHSRGVEQVKSIPHPLMLTYKDQLNSIPAKPFDSIQKKVKLLLLPGSRRFEVHELLPEFMKTVRILKESFPVEVHLVKVNHLNPAIYDYFKKDVDVWYESEDLTRAMRECHFSLAASGTVTLSTGLFELPTVVCYRASLLNEFIFYNFINYQGPISLTNIIHGKMVFPEYVQHQIDPQRLARVIRTWTMNEKVYNELKATLKETKNLLSGENFSVPEYMAGVIHE is encoded by the coding sequence ATGAGTTTTTTTCCGGAGCTTTCTAAGCTTTGTCCGGACGTTCAGTTCTATGGCGTCGGTGGCGATGATCTTAAAAAGCATGGAATGGAACTTGTTCATCACTTGAGAGATTTCTCAAGCATGGGCTTCTCAGAAGTCATCGGAAAAATTCCTTTCTATTTTCGTGCTCTCAAAGAACTTGAAAATGAAGTGGTGAGACGTGGAACAAAGACCGCGATTCTGATCGATTTTCAAGACTTCAACATGAGACTCGCCAAGCGCCTTAAAAAGCGTGGAGTGAAGGTCCTTTATTACGTTGCACCCCAAGCATGGGCCTGGAAAGCACACCGTGCCCAGGTTCTAGCTGAAACGGTTCACACGCTTTTCACCATTCTTCCCTTCGAAAAAGAATGGTTTCATTCGCGAGGTGTAGAGCAGGTGAAGTCGATCCCTCATCCGCTCATGCTGACTTATAAAGATCAATTGAATTCAATCCCGGCCAAACCGTTCGATAGCATTCAGAAGAAAGTAAAACTTCTTCTTCTGCCTGGGAGCCGTCGTTTTGAAGTGCACGAACTTCTCCCAGAGTTCATGAAAACAGTGAGAATCTTGAAAGAGAGTTTCCCGGTTGAAGTGCACTTAGTGAAAGTGAATCACTTAAATCCTGCGATCTATGATTACTTCAAAAAAGACGTGGATGTGTGGTACGAATCAGAAGATTTGACCCGTGCTATGCGCGAGTGTCATTTTTCACTTGCCGCAAGTGGAACAGTAACTCTAAGTACAGGCCTCTTCGAACTACCAACTGTGGTTTGTTATCGTGCCTCACTTCTTAACGAATTTATTTTTTATAATTTCATCAATTATCAGGGCCCTATTTCCCTTACGAATATTATTCACGGGAAAATGGTGTTTCCTGAGTATGTACAGCATCAGATCGACCCACAACGTCTGGCCCGGGTAATTAGAACTTGGACTATGAACGAAAAGGTCTATAATGAGCTAAAGGCCACCCTTAAAGAGACGAAGAATCTTCTTTCCGGAGAAAATTTCTCGGTCCCTGAATATATGGCCGGGGTCATCCATGAATGA
- a CDS encoding Gfo/Idh/MocA family protein, with translation MKKVRVAVLGYGHLGKWHCQKVEAHKDMADFVAIVEKFPAGQEAAKANHPNVKIVNDISEVINDIDAAFVVTPTSTHFELVKYLLENNKHVFCEKPVCSNDDEAKKLKAVATGKNVVLQVGHSERFHEAWDKLRDIFKSTPVPFTVKINRVAPFKGRATDVDVVQDLAIHDLDLVLHLFKQKPVSIDAHGFKIRTSKWDHANIHVELQDKCNAYVSVGRNATKEIRELEVISAAGTYTVDLFTNKIHHATNSKFPDDTFVKEEGYGKRDHLLLEHKHFYESVLQNKPAIIGLNDGMNAVHLVDSALKSMETNSKVQVNLA, from the coding sequence ATGAAAAAAGTAAGAGTCGCAGTATTAGGATATGGTCATTTAGGTAAGTGGCACTGCCAGAAAGTTGAGGCCCATAAAGATATGGCCGACTTCGTGGCCATCGTTGAAAAATTTCCTGCTGGCCAGGAAGCGGCGAAAGCAAATCACCCAAATGTTAAAATCGTAAATGATATCAGCGAAGTGATTAATGATATTGATGCTGCCTTTGTGGTAACACCAACTTCAACTCACTTTGAATTGGTTAAATATCTTCTGGAAAACAATAAGCACGTTTTCTGTGAGAAGCCTGTTTGTTCTAATGATGATGAGGCGAAGAAGCTTAAGGCCGTGGCGACTGGCAAGAACGTAGTTCTGCAAGTCGGTCACTCGGAAAGATTTCACGAAGCATGGGACAAACTACGTGACATCTTCAAAAGCACTCCAGTTCCTTTCACTGTAAAAATCAATCGGGTGGCACCTTTTAAAGGTAGAGCGACTGATGTTGATGTGGTTCAGGATCTTGCGATTCATGACCTTGATCTGGTTCTTCACTTATTCAAACAAAAACCAGTAAGTATCGATGCTCACGGTTTCAAAATCAGAACTTCAAAATGGGACCACGCTAATATTCACGTGGAACTTCAAGATAAGTGTAACGCTTACGTTTCTGTTGGCAGAAATGCGACCAAAGAAATTCGCGAGCTGGAAGTGATTTCGGCCGCAGGAACTTATACTGTGGATCTATTCACAAATAAGATTCACCATGCGACTAATTCAAAATTTCCAGATGATACTTTTGTCAAAGAAGAGGGATACGGAAAACGTGATCACCTCCTTCTTGAGCATAAGCACTTTTATGAGTCAGTTCTTCAAAATAAACCAGCAATCATCGGTCTTAACGATGGTATGAATGCCGTTCATTTAGTTGATAGCGCTCTTAAGTCGATGGAAACGAATTCTAAAGTTCAGGTAAACCTTGCTTAA
- the lpxA gene encoding acyl-ACP--UDP-N-acetylglucosamine O-acyltransferase yields MSKNYTAHPMAFVHPEAKIGNNVQIGPFCVIGPNVTIGDDCIFHSNVVVDGHTTIGKGNKFFQFGSIGAPPQDNSYKGEPTETIIGDNNTFREYVSIHRGTLKQDKKTVIGSNSLFMAYCHIAHDCTLGNNLTFANSVNLAGHVNIGDRVIIGGNTGISQFVTLGRGAYIGGGAGIDRDVPNFCTAMGNRVKLKGINIIGLKRQGNSKEIVSEVVDFYRTMEASALSPRAFVSHPELMDEFKNNAIVQEIAAFIKKSEIGIAPFMAD; encoded by the coding sequence ATGTCAAAGAATTACACGGCCCACCCAATGGCCTTTGTTCATCCAGAAGCTAAGATCGGTAACAATGTACAAATCGGTCCTTTCTGCGTAATTGGCCCAAACGTTACAATCGGTGACGATTGTATCTTCCACTCAAACGTTGTGGTTGATGGTCACACGACAATTGGTAAAGGTAACAAGTTTTTCCAATTCGGTTCAATCGGTGCTCCTCCTCAAGATAACTCTTATAAAGGTGAGCCAACTGAAACAATCATTGGAGACAACAATACTTTCCGTGAATATGTTTCTATTCACCGTGGTACTTTGAAGCAAGATAAGAAGACCGTGATTGGTTCTAACTCACTCTTCATGGCCTACTGTCACATCGCTCACGACTGTACACTTGGTAATAACCTGACTTTCGCAAACTCAGTAAACCTTGCTGGTCACGTCAATATCGGTGACCGTGTGATCATCGGTGGTAACACTGGTATTTCTCAATTCGTGACTCTTGGTCGCGGAGCTTATATCGGTGGTGGTGCAGGGATTGATCGTGATGTTCCTAACTTTTGTACAGCAATGGGTAACCGTGTGAAGCTTAAAGGGATCAACATCATCGGACTTAAACGTCAGGGCAACTCAAAAGAGATCGTTTCTGAAGTTGTAGATTTCTACCGTACGATGGAAGCTTCTGCTCTTTCGCCAAGAGCTTTCGTTTCTCATCCTGAGCTAATGGATGAGTTCAAGAACAATGCAATCGTTCAAGAAATCGCAGCATTCATCAAGAAATCAGAAATTGGTATCGCGCCATTCATGGCCGATTAA
- a CDS encoding 3-hydroxyacyl-ACP dehydratase FabZ family protein has translation MDKQQVMNFLPHRDPFLFIDTVKEVILPESLKDKTGPFKPQDIIGGKSICTFRVDNSVKVLEGHFPGFPILPGVVQVEMMAQAASFLVIHCLEKPISEAKLDVQLLGVENAKFRKPITPVMDLEIHATLNKVRGPIQMYECELYNNGELMSQCSVMASLKITYK, from the coding sequence ATGGACAAGCAACAGGTAATGAATTTTCTTCCTCACCGTGATCCTTTTCTATTCATTGATACAGTGAAAGAAGTGATCCTTCCTGAAAGTCTTAAAGACAAAACGGGTCCTTTTAAGCCCCAGGACATTATTGGCGGAAAAAGTATCTGCACATTCAGAGTGGATAATTCGGTAAAAGTTCTAGAAGGACATTTCCCAGGTTTCCCAATTCTTCCAGGTGTTGTGCAAGTTGAGATGATGGCCCAGGCCGCTTCGTTTCTTGTTATTCATTGTTTAGAAAAACCAATCTCTGAAGCAAAATTAGATGTTCAACTTCTAGGAGTAGAGAACGCTAAATTCAGAAAACCAATTACTCCAGTAATGGATCTGGAAATTCATGCCACTTTGAACAAGGTCAGAGGGCCAATCCAAATGTATGAATGCGAACTTTATAATAATGGCGAATTAATGTCCCAGTGTAGCGTAATGGCCTCGCTGAAGATCACTTACAAATAA